Proteins encoded by one window of Enterobacter pseudoroggenkampii:
- a CDS encoding efflux transporter outer membrane subunit, which produces MNSMTSVLMKGFQETLLGCRISDLTRSRIVMGCVVISAISMSGCAMIPDLGTPPPMKTVTQLKSDQSFPHQNGQWPKDDWWKKYGDEQLNGLIDDALKNSPTLNIAEARVKQAQAMTQSASGSLFPEVTANASFMRDKMSYNYVTPESATPQNWNSYGRTTLDMSWEIDFWGKNRAALAAATSGEMAAVAEEAQTRLVLSSSIVTVYAELAHLYTVRETLNDTLTIRTSTLALFQQRHDAGLEDLSSLQQVETRQLNAKANLVAIDEAIAIKKHELAALIGDGPDRSLAITAPKATLLAHEELPPNIALDLIGRRPDIVAARLRAEAAAEQIKQKKAGFYPSVNLVAFAGFQSLGINNLTRSGSAIGSFGPAISLPIFNTQKLQGDLKYASGEYDIAVNVYNATLTNAFREVSDALTSRASLKDEILYSQGAVTSAEKAYSLTRQRYEGKVADYLDVLSSEDELVAARRKLADVNSRAFTIDVALARALGGGYTSSKQ; this is translated from the coding sequence ATGAACAGCATGACGAGCGTACTGATGAAAGGTTTTCAGGAGACACTACTGGGGTGTCGTATTTCCGATTTAACCCGGTCCAGAATAGTGATGGGCTGTGTTGTCATTTCCGCCATCAGTATGAGCGGATGCGCCATGATCCCCGACCTTGGCACCCCACCGCCTATGAAGACGGTCACACAACTTAAAAGCGATCAAAGCTTCCCACATCAGAACGGCCAGTGGCCGAAAGATGACTGGTGGAAGAAATACGGTGACGAGCAGCTCAACGGGCTGATTGATGACGCGCTTAAAAATTCCCCTACGCTTAACATCGCCGAAGCTCGCGTGAAACAAGCGCAGGCGATGACGCAAAGTGCGAGCGGTTCGCTTTTCCCTGAGGTCACCGCAAACGCCAGCTTTATGCGGGACAAAATGAGTTACAACTATGTGACGCCTGAAAGCGCAACGCCTCAAAACTGGAACAGCTATGGCCGTACCACGCTGGATATGAGCTGGGAAATAGATTTTTGGGGTAAAAACCGCGCCGCGCTCGCGGCTGCAACGTCAGGTGAAATGGCGGCTGTCGCGGAAGAAGCGCAAACAAGGCTGGTGCTCTCTTCTTCTATTGTTACCGTTTACGCGGAGCTGGCGCATTTATACACCGTACGCGAAACGCTTAACGATACCCTCACTATACGAACCAGTACGCTCGCGTTGTTCCAGCAACGACATGATGCGGGGCTTGAAGATTTATCCAGCCTTCAACAGGTTGAGACGCGTCAACTCAACGCAAAAGCAAATCTGGTGGCAATAGATGAAGCGATTGCGATCAAAAAACATGAGCTCGCTGCACTGATCGGTGATGGGCCTGACAGATCGCTGGCCATAACCGCGCCTAAGGCAACGCTTTTAGCGCATGAGGAACTTCCTCCCAATATTGCGCTGGATCTGATTGGTCGACGTCCTGATATTGTCGCGGCACGTTTACGCGCAGAGGCTGCAGCAGAGCAAATCAAACAGAAAAAAGCCGGTTTTTACCCCAGCGTTAATCTGGTTGCCTTTGCCGGGTTCCAGTCACTGGGTATTAACAACCTTACCCGGAGTGGCTCAGCAATTGGCAGTTTTGGTCCGGCCATATCGTTGCCAATATTTAATACGCAAAAGCTACAGGGTGATTTGAAATACGCCAGCGGTGAATATGATATTGCGGTGAACGTTTATAACGCCACGCTAACGAATGCATTTCGTGAAGTGAGCGATGCACTTACCAGCAGAGCCTCTCTGAAAGACGAGATACTTTATTCTCAGGGTGCAGTCACGTCGGCAGAAAAAGCGTATTCGCTCACCAGACAAAGGTATGAAGGAAAGGTCGCTGATTATCTCGACGTTTTATCCTCGGAAGATGAGCTGGTTGCGGCCCGCAGAAAATTAGCCGATGTAAATTCCCGTGCCTTTACGATTGACGTCGCATTAGCGCGTGCATTGGGCGGCGGATATACCTCGAGCAAACAGTGA
- a CDS encoding TetR/AcrR family transcriptional regulator — protein MDKRALKRQQILEVASGLFRQKGFDATSISEINAIVGGSKSTIYSHFSSKEELFVECMSSETEQYIKSMTIETAGQVRLFRKSPQLVIEQFAVAFLRYICSPDIVDLQRLMISEAGRSGIGELYYERMQKLRSNVSALFTDLMNQNILRKDDPVLAAEYFRSLLQAGILEPLLLKARKDQPDESEIVMKAQASVNAFMKLYGPEQNEDVAKTSH, from the coding sequence ATGGATAAAAGAGCGCTTAAACGGCAACAGATTCTGGAAGTCGCATCCGGACTGTTTCGACAAAAGGGATTTGATGCCACGTCTATCTCAGAGATTAACGCGATTGTGGGTGGCTCAAAATCGACAATTTACAGTCACTTTTCTTCGAAAGAAGAGCTATTTGTAGAATGCATGTCTTCAGAAACTGAACAGTATATAAAGAGCATGACTATTGAAACTGCAGGGCAGGTGCGCCTTTTCAGAAAATCACCACAGCTGGTCATCGAGCAATTTGCCGTTGCCTTTTTACGCTATATTTGTTCACCGGATATTGTGGATTTGCAAAGATTAATGATTTCCGAAGCCGGAAGGTCGGGAATCGGAGAGTTATATTATGAGCGAATGCAAAAACTGCGTTCAAACGTATCGGCGCTTTTCACCGATTTAATGAATCAAAATATCTTAAGAAAAGATGACCCTGTGCTGGCCGCTGAGTATTTTCGCTCTCTTCTCCAGGCCGGTATCCTTGAACCCTTGCTTTTAAAAGCGCGAAAGGATCAGCCGGACGAAAGTGAAATTGTCATGAAAGCGCAGGCCTCCGTTAATGCGTTTATGAAACTGTATGGTCCTGAACAAAATGAGGATGTTGCAAAGACATCTCACTAA
- a CDS encoding helix-turn-helix domain-containing protein — translation MCIKFTLLKDREAVIKSLTHWIDSNLYRPITVLDVARKSGYSLAYIQRNFRQECGISIGLYIRSRKLEKAAHMLRHTQLSVSDIFTMLGYEEPSTFSRAFSNQYGLSPTKYREMAKKSHDMNGLSILITEVTRD, via the coding sequence ATGTGTATAAAGTTTACTCTCTTAAAAGATCGTGAAGCTGTAATTAAGTCCCTGACTCACTGGATTGACTCGAATTTATATAGACCTATTACCGTTCTGGATGTGGCGCGAAAATCCGGTTATTCATTGGCTTATATTCAACGAAACTTTCGCCAGGAGTGTGGCATAAGTATCGGTCTCTATATTCGAAGCCGGAAACTTGAAAAAGCCGCGCATATGCTCAGACATACGCAGCTCTCTGTTTCAGATATATTTACAATGTTAGGCTACGAAGAGCCGTCAACGTTCAGCAGAGCGTTCTCGAATCAATATGGACTCTCCCCAACCAAATACCGTGAGATGGCTAAAAAAAGTCATGACATGAATGGCTTGTCGATATTGATTACTGAGGTGACGCGCGACTAA
- a CDS encoding L-dopachrome tautomerase-related protein gives MFNRPHILSAIAMAALFSFPSVVNAANHPPLERWRSYAGVSWDTTQDGKMPAAFSGSVNAPIAGIHFDAMDRAFVSTPRLVSAAAPATLSILDTTAQSGPARLTAFPSREGNAVNTDPAQSLRNVLGFYIDRKNGWLWALDMGFVAGETESPAGAQKLVVLDLHSGRTIKRIALDGVADRKASFLNDVVVDENRRVAYISDSGSRSAPENQVGLIIVDFATGTARRVLDRHPALQIEPGANVVSHGVEVWPGKPLLIGINGIALSPDAGTLYWTVTTGTRAYAVPTAILRQPASTNAQIAGQIRDLGRVGGNTDGMVTDVKGNLYITDVTRNGIVRYDPETHAMSLIAASEEVRWPDTPAIRPNGDLVFTSSRLNDHFAGAVKPGEERYDLWRLRRDASKD, from the coding sequence ATGTTCAACCGTCCCCATATTCTGTCCGCCATCGCAATGGCGGCGTTGTTCTCTTTCCCAAGTGTTGTCAACGCGGCGAACCACCCGCCTCTGGAGCGCTGGCGAAGCTACGCCGGCGTGAGCTGGGATACCACTCAAGACGGAAAGATGCCTGCGGCGTTTTCCGGTTCGGTCAATGCCCCTATTGCAGGTATCCACTTTGATGCAATGGACCGGGCCTTTGTCAGCACGCCCCGGCTGGTTTCCGCCGCAGCACCCGCCACGTTAAGCATTCTGGATACGACGGCGCAGTCTGGCCCTGCCCGCCTGACGGCATTTCCCTCCCGCGAGGGGAATGCGGTGAATACCGATCCCGCTCAGAGCCTGCGCAACGTGCTCGGTTTTTATATTGACCGTAAAAACGGCTGGCTATGGGCGCTGGACATGGGGTTTGTTGCAGGCGAAACAGAGTCCCCCGCGGGGGCGCAGAAACTGGTCGTACTGGATCTCCACTCTGGCCGCACCATCAAACGCATCGCCCTGGACGGCGTAGCGGACCGCAAGGCCAGCTTTCTGAATGATGTGGTGGTCGATGAGAACCGCCGTGTCGCCTATATCTCCGACAGCGGCTCGCGGAGTGCGCCTGAAAACCAGGTGGGACTAATTATCGTCGATTTCGCTACCGGTACAGCCCGGCGCGTGCTCGATCGTCACCCTGCGCTGCAGATTGAGCCAGGCGCTAACGTCGTCTCGCACGGGGTTGAAGTCTGGCCTGGTAAACCATTACTGATTGGTATCAATGGCATTGCGCTTTCACCCGATGCGGGCACGCTGTACTGGACGGTGACAACCGGCACGCGCGCCTATGCGGTACCAACTGCCATACTGAGGCAACCTGCGTCAACCAATGCGCAAATCGCCGGGCAGATCCGCGATCTGGGTCGCGTGGGGGGCAACACCGACGGAATGGTGACAGATGTAAAAGGTAACCTCTACATTACCGATGTCACACGCAATGGTATCGTCAGATACGATCCTGAAACCCATGCCATGTCGCTGATTGCGGCAAGCGAAGAGGTGCGATGGCCAGACACGCCGGCAATCCGTCCGAACGGAGACCTGGTATTTACCTCGAGTCGCCTCAATGACCACTTCGCGGGAGCCGTTAAACCGGGAGAAGAACGCTATGATTTGTGGCGCTTGCGTCGCGATGCTTCAAAGGATTAG
- a CDS encoding LysR family transcriptional regulator: protein MSRKFDYLGDVEVFIAVVEHGSFTAAAVALSTTPSVLSRAVTRLEARLGRQLLQRTTRRVGLTEAGRVYLEQARSAFSLLDDAERVGRGQEGDLTGRVRMSVPTTYAHYRLPPLLAHYNQRYPRVQVELNITNRNVDLIAEGFDLAIRLGQLPDSGLVARKLEDAALLLVASPDYLHRRGKPQTLEELQRHQCLPFIMPRTGRIAPWVFHDEGRDIDWLPGSTIEISDDVLGVVSLAEQGMGICQSYEFIVRDRIQGGQLVEVLPHLRGRSRPFSVLFAPHRRQSAATRAMIDLLTRQE, encoded by the coding sequence ATGAGCCGGAAATTCGATTACCTCGGCGACGTAGAAGTCTTTATTGCTGTGGTTGAGCACGGCTCATTTACTGCCGCAGCGGTTGCCCTTTCAACCACCCCTTCGGTACTGAGCCGCGCGGTCACCCGTCTGGAAGCGCGTCTTGGACGGCAGCTATTACAGCGCACGACCCGCCGGGTGGGGCTGACCGAAGCCGGACGCGTCTATCTTGAGCAGGCGCGCTCAGCGTTTTCTCTGCTCGATGACGCCGAACGCGTTGGCCGGGGTCAGGAGGGCGATCTGACCGGTCGCGTGAGAATGAGTGTCCCGACCACCTATGCCCACTACCGCCTGCCGCCGCTGCTGGCGCACTATAATCAACGCTACCCACGCGTACAGGTGGAGCTGAACATTACCAATCGTAACGTTGACCTGATCGCAGAGGGGTTCGATCTGGCGATCCGTCTGGGACAGTTGCCTGACAGTGGACTTGTGGCGCGTAAGCTGGAAGACGCGGCATTGCTTCTGGTCGCCTCCCCGGACTACCTGCATCGGAGAGGAAAGCCTCAGACGCTGGAAGAGCTGCAGCGCCATCAGTGCCTGCCGTTTATCATGCCGCGCACCGGGCGCATCGCCCCCTGGGTATTTCATGATGAAGGGCGCGATATTGACTGGTTGCCGGGTTCAACCATCGAAATATCAGACGATGTACTCGGCGTGGTTTCGCTGGCGGAGCAGGGGATGGGGATCTGCCAGAGCTATGAATTTATCGTTCGCGACAGAATACAGGGCGGCCAGTTAGTTGAGGTGCTGCCGCACCTTCGGGGACGATCGCGACCTTTCTCCGTGCTGTTTGCCCCGCACCGGCGTCAGTCAGCAGCCACCCGGGCAATGATTGACCTTCTGACCCGACAAGAATGA
- a CDS encoding diguanylate cyclase codes for MRIATITNWAYGATVCLTIASGIIMLMASSADTLERQAVEQRQKFDQLTEDIETDIWAQSDLARLYVIKKDPQVLKEYNQAENSLKRIELRLEKLRDNGASDDELSLLREGIKIIDELQDEQQTALASLEGGEDAQAVALLYGQPYEQELDRAQNQIDHFRQILDKRVIGSVKDATKKSKALRTASELTVGLTALLFLFVLGFILKRRVLRPVVRLSDVVHRLASQDYAVETPNFNQIDEIGDMAQAISIFRENGLARQRLEKERDADWAIRELLARMTQRLQGCENFNDVINVAELFAPNIAPGIAGRLYVLDREPWQMRCVAQWLSPVGEETTFHPDECWAVRRGQSHPPVNGEPDIACYHLPASQAESALCVPLIAQGEAIGLLSFQNITADNAPSRAYLELMAEALGLALANQRLRDALLEKALFDPLTGLRNRHHLEDTLQTQTAQAIRTGVPLSCMMIDIDHFKSINDRFGHEAGDLVIKSVASIVQRAAHDNGLAFRYGGEEFLVLLSGADEAEAYACAQKIYTGVHELSIRYGLTEIGPVDVSIGIASYPQHAQTDNLLRAADVALYRAKELGRARIVSFGMLEAG; via the coding sequence GTGCGAATCGCGACGATAACCAACTGGGCCTATGGGGCCACGGTCTGCCTCACCATCGCCTCCGGCATCATCATGCTGATGGCGTCCAGTGCAGATACCCTCGAGCGTCAGGCCGTGGAACAACGGCAGAAATTTGATCAGCTGACGGAAGATATTGAAACCGATATCTGGGCGCAGTCTGATTTAGCACGGCTGTACGTCATTAAAAAAGATCCTCAGGTGCTCAAGGAATATAACCAGGCAGAAAACAGCCTGAAGCGCATCGAGCTTCGTCTGGAAAAACTGCGGGACAACGGCGCATCGGATGATGAGCTGTCCCTGCTGCGCGAAGGCATAAAAATCATCGACGAGCTGCAGGACGAACAGCAAACCGCCCTCGCCAGCCTTGAAGGCGGAGAAGACGCCCAGGCCGTTGCCTTACTCTATGGTCAGCCCTATGAGCAGGAGCTGGATCGCGCGCAAAATCAGATCGATCACTTTCGCCAGATACTGGACAAGCGTGTTATCGGCTCCGTAAAAGATGCGACAAAAAAATCGAAAGCGCTGCGTACCGCCTCTGAGCTGACGGTCGGCCTGACCGCCCTGCTGTTCCTGTTTGTGCTCGGCTTTATATTGAAACGCCGCGTGCTGCGTCCCGTGGTGCGCCTGAGCGACGTGGTGCACCGTCTGGCATCCCAGGATTACGCGGTTGAAACGCCCAATTTCAACCAGATCGATGAGATAGGCGATATGGCCCAGGCCATCAGCATCTTCCGTGAAAACGGCCTGGCACGACAGCGTCTGGAAAAAGAGCGCGATGCCGACTGGGCCATCCGCGAGCTGCTGGCGCGCATGACCCAGCGGCTGCAGGGGTGTGAGAACTTTAACGATGTGATTAACGTGGCGGAGCTGTTTGCTCCCAATATCGCGCCAGGGATCGCGGGCCGGCTCTACGTCCTTGACCGCGAGCCGTGGCAGATGCGCTGCGTCGCGCAGTGGCTTTCGCCGGTTGGTGAAGAGACGACATTCCATCCGGACGAGTGCTGGGCCGTGCGACGCGGGCAAAGTCACCCGCCGGTGAACGGTGAGCCGGATATTGCCTGCTACCATCTTCCGGCATCCCAGGCGGAAAGCGCGCTTTGCGTGCCGCTTATCGCTCAGGGCGAGGCCATTGGCCTGCTCTCCTTCCAGAATATCACGGCGGACAATGCCCCTTCCCGCGCGTATCTGGAGCTGATGGCCGAGGCGCTCGGGCTGGCGCTGGCCAACCAGCGTCTGCGCGACGCGTTGCTGGAAAAAGCGTTGTTTGATCCGCTCACCGGCCTGCGTAATCGTCATCATCTGGAAGATACCCTGCAAACCCAAACGGCACAGGCGATACGCACTGGCGTACCGTTAAGCTGCATGATGATTGATATCGATCACTTCAAGAGCATTAATGACCGTTTCGGCCATGAAGCGGGCGATCTGGTGATCAAAAGCGTGGCGTCAATTGTTCAGCGGGCCGCACATGACAACGGACTGGCATTCCGCTACGGCGGCGAGGAGTTTCTGGTGCTGCTTTCCGGTGCCGATGAAGCAGAAGCGTACGCCTGCGCGCAGAAGATTTACACCGGCGTGCATGAGCTGTCGATTCGCTACGGGCTGACCGAGATTGGGCCGGTGGACGTGTCGATTGGCATTGCGAGCTACCCGCAGCATGCCCAGACCGACAACCTGCTGCGCGCTGCGGATGTGGCCTTGTACCGGGCGAAAGAGCTGGGCCGCGCGCGGATTGTGAGTTTTGGGATGCTGGAGGCGGGCTGA
- a CDS encoding AI-2E family transporter: MRFNGLTKGFFIFILALVTWAFFDVLSPYFSAILWAAILTVIFNPVKNKLRAALGDRNGLASLLTIGIICLIVFIPLMVILSSLAIELNVVYTKLQENNTQFPEVVASIFNHLPDWASGFLADHNLTNAAQIQKKLSDVALQGGQYLAGSAFLIGKGTFGFAISFGIMLYLLFFLLKDGPYLVRQILDSLPLSDFAKQHLFAKFVGVSRATVKGTAAVAVVQGILGGIAFAIAGIDGSVLWGALMAFLSLVPAIGSAIVWVPAAIFLFATHQIWQGLFIVGFFVIVVGLVDNILRPLLVGKDTKMPDYLILISTLGGMELYGINGFVIGPLIAALFIACWNLFSGRDHEGNAEELDPDFIEEGKNPPDL, translated from the coding sequence ATGCGCTTTAACGGACTGACTAAAGGTTTCTTTATTTTCATTCTCGCCCTTGTGACCTGGGCCTTCTTCGACGTGCTGTCGCCCTACTTCTCCGCGATACTGTGGGCCGCCATTCTGACCGTCATCTTCAACCCGGTAAAAAACAAGCTGCGCGCCGCGCTGGGGGATCGCAACGGGCTGGCCTCGCTGTTGACCATCGGTATTATCTGCCTGATCGTCTTTATCCCGCTGATGGTGATCCTCTCCTCGCTCGCCATTGAGCTGAACGTGGTTTACACCAAACTGCAGGAGAACAACACCCAGTTCCCGGAGGTGGTGGCAAGCATCTTCAATCACCTGCCTGACTGGGCCAGCGGCTTCCTCGCGGATCACAACCTGACCAACGCGGCGCAGATCCAGAAAAAACTCTCCGACGTCGCCCTGCAGGGCGGACAGTATCTCGCCGGCAGCGCGTTTCTGATTGGCAAGGGAACGTTTGGCTTTGCGATTAGCTTCGGCATCATGCTGTATCTGCTGTTCTTCCTGCTGAAAGACGGCCCGTATCTGGTGCGCCAGATCCTCGACTCCCTGCCGCTGTCCGATTTTGCCAAGCAGCATCTGTTCGCCAAATTCGTCGGCGTGTCACGCGCCACGGTAAAAGGGACGGCGGCGGTGGCCGTGGTTCAGGGCATCCTCGGCGGGATTGCCTTTGCCATTGCCGGTATCGACGGCAGCGTGCTCTGGGGCGCACTGATGGCGTTCCTTTCCCTCGTGCCCGCCATCGGCTCAGCGATTGTCTGGGTGCCCGCTGCCATCTTCCTGTTCGCCACGCACCAGATCTGGCAGGGGCTGTTTATTGTCGGCTTCTTCGTGATCGTCGTCGGGCTGGTGGACAATATTCTGCGCCCGCTGCTGGTGGGGAAAGACACCAAAATGCCGGACTACCTGATTCTGATCTCCACCCTCGGCGGCATGGAGCTGTACGGCATTAACGGCTTTGTGATTGGGCCACTCATCGCCGCGCTGTTTATCGCCTGCTGGAACCTCTTCTCAGGGCGCGATCACGAAGGTAACGCCGAAGAGCTGGACCCCGATTTCATCGAAGAAGGAAAAAATCCTCCAGATTTGTAA